Proteins encoded by one window of Dryocola sp. LX212:
- a CDS encoding microcin C ABC transporter permease YejB, which translates to MGNYLLRRLLLIVPTLWAIITINFFIVQIAPGGPVDQAIAAIQFGHGSGIPGVSTDAMGSGHARVGVANATDNQYRGARGLDPEVIAEITHRYGFDKPLHERYFKMLGDYVRFDFGDSLFRSASVLHLIKESLPVSISLGLWSTLIIYLVSIPLGIRKAISNGSHFDVWSSTLIIIGYAIPAFLFAILLIVLFAGGSYLDWFPLRGLVSTNFDTLPWYGKITDYLWHITLPVLATVVGGFATLTMLTKNSFLDEIRKQYVVTARAKGLDEKKILYRHVFRNAMLLVIAGFPATFISMFFTGSVLIEVIFSLNGLGLLGYDSTISRDYPVMFGTLYIFTLIGLLLNILSDITYTFVDPRIDFEGRG; encoded by the coding sequence GTGGGAAATTATCTTTTAAGACGGCTGCTGCTGATCGTCCCCACCCTGTGGGCGATTATCACCATCAACTTTTTTATCGTGCAGATTGCACCGGGCGGCCCGGTGGATCAGGCGATAGCCGCGATTCAGTTCGGCCACGGCTCCGGTATTCCCGGCGTCAGCACGGACGCTATGGGCAGCGGTCACGCCAGGGTGGGGGTGGCGAACGCCACGGATAACCAGTACCGCGGCGCACGCGGGCTGGACCCGGAGGTCATCGCGGAAATTACCCATCGCTACGGCTTCGATAAACCGCTGCACGAGCGCTATTTCAAAATGCTCGGGGACTACGTACGCTTTGATTTTGGCGATAGCCTGTTCCGCAGCGCTTCAGTGCTGCACCTCATCAAAGAGAGCCTGCCGGTGTCGATATCCCTCGGCCTGTGGAGCACGCTGATTATCTATCTGGTGTCGATTCCGCTGGGCATTCGCAAGGCCATCAGCAACGGCAGCCACTTCGACGTCTGGAGCAGCACCTTAATCATCATCGGTTATGCTATCCCGGCATTCTTGTTCGCCATTCTGCTGATTGTGCTGTTCGCGGGCGGCAGCTATCTGGACTGGTTCCCGCTGCGCGGGCTTGTTTCTACCAATTTCGATACCCTGCCGTGGTATGGAAAAATTACTGATTATCTGTGGCATATCACCCTGCCGGTGCTGGCTACCGTTGTAGGTGGATTCGCCACGTTAACGATGCTGACCAAAAACTCGTTTCTGGACGAGATCCGCAAACAGTACGTGGTCACCGCGCGGGCCAAAGGGCTGGATGAGAAAAAAATCCTTTATCGCCACGTTTTCCGTAACGCCATGCTGCTGGTGATCGCCGGATTTCCGGCCACGTTTATCAGCATGTTTTTCACCGGCTCGGTGCTTATCGAGGTGATCTTCTCGTTAAACGGGCTCGGCCTGCTGGGCTATGACTCCACTATTTCCCGGGACTATCCGGTGATGTTCGGCACGCTCTATATCTTTACGCTGATTGGCCTGCTGCTGAATATCCTCAGCGATATCACCTATACCTTTGTTGACCCGCGTATCGATTTTGAGGGGCGAGGATGA
- a CDS encoding microcin C ABC transporter permease, translated as MSRLSLINQARWARFRQNRRGYWSLWIFAILFVLSLCSELVANDRPLFVHYQDRFYFPALVNYSESDFGGPLATAADYQDPWLAGHLSRDGWTLWAPIRFGANAINYATPVPFPSPPSAQNWLGTDANGGDVLARLLYGTRISILFGLMLTLFSSVIGVLAGAVQGYYGGRVDLWGQRFIEVWSGMPTLFLIILLSSVVQPSFWWLLGITVLFGWMSLVGVVRAEFLRTRNFDYIRAAQAMGVSDGAIITRHMLPNAMVATLTFLPFILCGSITTLTSLDFLGFGLPMGSPSLGELLLQGKNNLQAPWLGITAFVYLSILLTLLIFIGEAVRDAFDPSKAR; from the coding sequence ATGAGCCGTTTAAGCCTGATTAATCAGGCTCGCTGGGCGCGGTTTCGCCAGAACCGCCGCGGCTACTGGTCGCTGTGGATCTTCGCCATTCTGTTTGTCCTGAGCCTCTGCTCCGAGCTGGTGGCCAACGATCGCCCTTTGTTTGTACACTATCAGGATCGTTTCTATTTCCCGGCGTTGGTTAATTACAGCGAAAGCGACTTTGGCGGGCCGCTGGCAACTGCGGCGGATTATCAGGATCCGTGGCTTGCCGGACATCTGAGCCGGGATGGCTGGACGCTTTGGGCTCCGATTCGCTTTGGCGCGAACGCTATTAACTATGCCACTCCCGTTCCCTTCCCCTCCCCACCGAGCGCTCAAAACTGGCTGGGTACCGATGCAAACGGCGGCGACGTGCTGGCGCGGCTGCTGTACGGCACGCGAATCTCCATCTTGTTTGGCCTGATGCTGACGCTCTTCTCAAGCGTGATTGGCGTGCTGGCCGGGGCGGTACAGGGCTATTACGGCGGGCGGGTCGACCTTTGGGGGCAGCGCTTTATCGAAGTGTGGTCGGGCATGCCGACTCTGTTTCTTATCATCCTGCTGTCGAGCGTGGTCCAGCCCAGCTTCTGGTGGCTGCTGGGCATCACGGTGCTGTTCGGCTGGATGAGCCTTGTGGGCGTCGTGCGCGCTGAATTCCTGCGCACCCGTAATTTTGACTATATTCGTGCCGCCCAGGCGATGGGGGTCAGCGACGGGGCAATCATCACCCGCCACATGCTGCCGAACGCCATGGTCGCCACCCTGACTTTTTTACCGTTTATCCTCTGCGGCTCGATAACCACGCTGACGTCGCTGGATTTCCTGGGCTTCGGTCTGCCGATGGGCTCGCCGTCGCTGGGCGAACTGTTACTGCAGGGCAAAAATAACCTGCAGGCTCCGTGGCTGGGCATTACCGCCTTTGTGTATCTGTCTATCCTGTTAACGTTATTGATTTTTATTGGCGAAGCGGTGCGTGACGCCTTTGACCCGAGTAAGGCGCGCTGA
- the yejF gene encoding microcin C ABC transporter ATP-binding protein YejF: MTSPLLSINNLSIAFCQGTETRLVVDDLSLQIEAGETLALVGESGSGKSVTALSVLRLLPSPPAVYPDGEICFKGQELLKAPERTLRGIRGNKIAMIFQEPMVSLNPLHSIEKQLYEVLSLHRGMRREAARAEMLTCLDRVGIRHAASRLKDFPHQLSGGERQRVMIAMALLTRPELLIADEPTTALDVTVQAQILQLLKELKQELNMGLLFITHNLSIVRQLADTIAVMRNGKCVEQNNAAALLQSPQHAYTQQLLAAEPSGEPWPLDANLPPLLKVESLEVAFPIRRGLLKKTVGYHYGIKGLSFTLRPGECIGLVGESGSGKSTTGLALLRLIHSSGTIWFDGHPLHELNRKKLLPLRHRIQVVFQDPNSALNPRLDVLQIIEEGLRVHHPDLSAVEREKRVVAAMAEVGLDPESRHRYPAEFSGGQRQRIAIARALILQPQLIVLDEPTSSLDRSVQAQILALLKSLQEKHQLAYIFISHDLKVVKSLCHQVIVLRQGEVVEQGECQKVFAAPQAEYTRQLLTLA, translated from the coding sequence ATGACTTCCCCACTGCTTTCCATTAATAACCTCTCCATCGCCTTCTGCCAGGGGACGGAAACCCGTCTGGTGGTTGACGATCTTTCCCTGCAAATAGAGGCCGGAGAGACGCTGGCGCTGGTGGGTGAATCCGGTTCGGGCAAAAGCGTGACGGCGCTTTCCGTGCTGCGCCTGCTCCCCTCGCCCCCCGCAGTCTACCCCGACGGTGAAATCTGTTTTAAAGGACAGGAGCTGTTAAAGGCACCGGAACGCACGCTGCGGGGAATTCGCGGAAATAAAATCGCGATGATTTTTCAGGAGCCGATGGTGTCGCTTAACCCGCTGCACAGCATCGAAAAACAGCTCTATGAAGTGCTGTCGTTACACCGGGGCATGCGTCGTGAAGCTGCCAGGGCGGAAATGCTGACCTGTCTGGACCGGGTGGGTATCCGTCATGCGGCCTCTCGACTGAAAGATTTTCCTCATCAGCTCTCCGGCGGCGAGCGCCAGCGCGTCATGATTGCCATGGCGCTGCTGACGCGCCCGGAGCTGCTGATTGCCGACGAGCCAACGACCGCGCTGGACGTCACCGTTCAGGCGCAAATATTACAGCTGCTGAAAGAGCTGAAGCAGGAGCTAAATATGGGCCTGCTTTTTATCACTCACAACCTCAGCATCGTCAGGCAGCTCGCGGATACTATCGCTGTGATGCGCAACGGTAAGTGCGTGGAACAGAATAACGCCGCTGCCCTGCTCCAGTCACCGCAGCATGCTTATACGCAACAGCTGCTGGCAGCGGAACCCAGCGGCGAGCCGTGGCCTCTGGATGCAAATCTGCCGCCATTATTAAAAGTTGAGTCTCTGGAAGTCGCCTTCCCCATCCGCCGCGGTCTGCTAAAGAAAACGGTCGGCTATCATTACGGCATTAAAGGACTGAGTTTTACGCTGAGACCAGGCGAGTGCATCGGTCTGGTTGGGGAATCCGGATCGGGGAAAAGTACTACCGGCCTGGCGCTGCTGCGGCTGATCCACTCCAGCGGCACCATCTGGTTTGACGGCCATCCTCTGCATGAACTTAACCGCAAAAAGCTCCTGCCGCTGCGCCACCGTATTCAGGTGGTATTTCAGGATCCGAATTCAGCGCTAAACCCACGTCTGGATGTGCTGCAAATTATTGAGGAAGGGCTGCGCGTTCATCACCCGGATCTCAGCGCGGTCGAACGCGAGAAACGGGTTGTTGCGGCAATGGCGGAAGTAGGTCTGGATCCCGAATCCCGCCACCGTTACCCGGCGGAGTTTTCAGGCGGCCAGCGGCAGCGGATCGCCATCGCCCGGGCACTGATCCTGCAGCCCCAGCTGATCGTTCTCGATGAACCCACCTCGTCACTGGACAGATCCGTCCAGGCGCAAATTCTGGCGCTGCTTAAATCATTACAGGAAAAGCATCAGCTGGCGTATATCTTCATCAGCCATGATTTGAAGGTAGTGAAATCGCTGTGTCATCAGGTGATCGTGCTTCGGCAGGGAGAAGTGGTCGAGCAGGGAGAGTGTCAGAAGGTCTTTGCCGCGCCGCAGGCAGAGTACACCCGCCAGCTACTGACGCTGGCCTGA
- a CDS encoding YejG family protein encodes MNTLQLSIIHRLPQSYRWSAGFAGSKVEPIPQNAQQAENCLIGLKLLSEDGEEAWPIMHKLSQALSDIEVACSVVECEGEPCLFVDRQDEPAATCRLKNFGVAIAESFSSTNPF; translated from the coding sequence TTGAATACGTTACAGCTTTCTATCATTCATCGCTTACCGCAGAGTTATCGCTGGTCGGCGGGTTTTGCAGGTTCGAAAGTTGAACCGATTCCGCAAAATGCTCAGCAGGCCGAAAACTGTCTCATTGGCCTGAAATTACTTAGCGAAGATGGCGAAGAGGCGTGGCCTATCATGCACAAACTTAGCCAGGCGTTAAGCGATATCGAAGTCGCCTGCTCGGTGGTTGAATGTGAAGGTGAACCCTGCCTGTTTGTGGATCGTCAGGATGAACCTGCAGCAACCTGCCGACTTAAAAACTTCGGTGTCGCCATTGCAGAATCTTTCTCCAGCACTAATCCGTTTTGA
- a CDS encoding Bcr/CflA family multidrug efflux MFS transporter yields the protein MSIKQNSSVGIVVILGLLAMLMPLSIDMYLPALPVIASEFGVPAGSAQMTLSTYILGFAIGQLFYGPMADSIGRKPVVLGGTLVFAAAAIACALSQTIDHLIFMRFLHGLSAAAASVVINALMRDIYPKEEFSRMMSFVMLITTIAPLVAPMVGGAVLVWFSWHAIFWILAIAALLASAMIFFLIHETLPAEHRQKFHLRTTIGNFATLFRHKRVLSYMLASGFSFAGMFSFLSAGPFVYIELNHVAPQHFGYYFAINIVFLFVMTMINSRFVRRVGALAMFRTGLYVQFAMAIWLVISTQFDFGFWALVLGVAAFVGCVSMVSSNAMAVILDEFPHMAGTASSLAGTFRFGIGAFTGALLSVATFSTAWPMIWSIAVCATCSILFYLYASRPRNKTSA from the coding sequence TTGAGTATCAAGCAGAACTCGTCAGTCGGTATCGTGGTGATTCTTGGCCTGCTGGCCATGTTAATGCCGCTGTCGATTGATATGTACCTGCCGGCGCTGCCGGTTATCGCCTCTGAATTTGGTGTGCCTGCGGGCAGCGCGCAAATGACGCTAAGTACTTACATACTTGGCTTTGCCATCGGCCAGCTATTCTACGGCCCGATGGCTGACAGCATTGGGCGCAAGCCGGTGGTGCTGGGTGGTACGCTGGTGTTTGCCGCCGCGGCGATTGCCTGCGCGCTCTCCCAGACAATCGACCATCTGATCTTCATGCGCTTCCTGCACGGTTTGTCCGCAGCGGCGGCGAGCGTGGTGATCAACGCCTTAATGCGCGATATCTATCCGAAAGAAGAGTTCTCCCGCATGATGTCGTTCGTCATGCTGATCACCACCATTGCTCCGCTGGTCGCGCCTATGGTGGGCGGTGCGGTGCTGGTGTGGTTCAGCTGGCACGCTATTTTCTGGATCCTGGCTATCGCAGCGCTGCTGGCTTCGGCGATGATTTTCTTCCTCATCCACGAAACCCTGCCCGCTGAACATCGCCAGAAATTCCATCTGCGCACCACAATCGGCAACTTCGCCACGCTGTTCCGCCACAAGCGCGTGCTGAGCTATATGCTGGCGAGTGGCTTCAGCTTTGCGGGGATGTTCTCGTTTTTAAGCGCCGGGCCGTTCGTTTACATTGAGCTTAACCACGTAGCGCCGCAGCACTTTGGCTACTACTTCGCGATTAATATCGTCTTCCTGTTTGTCATGACGATGATTAACAGTCGGTTCGTACGTCGCGTCGGCGCGCTCGCAATGTTCCGAACGGGGCTATATGTGCAGTTCGCAATGGCCATCTGGTTGGTTATCAGTACGCAGTTTGACTTCGGGTTCTGGGCGCTGGTGCTGGGCGTTGCGGCATTTGTCGGCTGTGTGTCGATGGTGTCGTCTAATGCGATGGCGGTCATTCTTGACGAGTTTCCCCATATGGCGGGTACGGCATCGTCGCTGGCCGGGACATTTCGTTTTGGCATTGGCGCATTCACCGGAGCGCTACTCTCTGTCGCAACATTCAGCACCGCGTGGCCAATGATCTGGTCCATTGCCGTCTGCGCCACCTGCTCAATCCTTTTCTATCTCTACGCAAGCCGTCCCCGTAATAAAACATCGGCATAA